DNA sequence from the Patescibacteria group bacterium genome:
TTTAGCTGTTGCTGTTAACGCGGATTATATAAAAGCGGGAGCTCCCAACCGTGGAGAGCGAGTGGCTAAATATAATAGGTTGCTGGGAATAGAAGAAGAATTATATGTTGTTGGGTAATTCATTTTGACAAAATAATTTAATAATATATACTGTAAGTAAGAATAATTATTACTTATAGATTATATTATAAAAATGGATAATCTTTTATTAAAACTTTATCAATCGTCCAAAACTATTTTAACAACAAAAGAGATTGCTTTGTTGTGGAAAGAGAGAAACAAAGATAATCTTAAAAGCAAAATTTTTTATTATGTCAAAAAAGGCTGGCTTATCAGATTAAGAAAAGGGATTTTTGCTAAAAACAAAAAGTATAATCTTAAAGAATTATCAGTAAGTATTTATACGCCGTCATATATCAGTTTTGAAACTGTTTTGCGGGAGGAAGGAATTATTTTTCAGCATCATAACGCTACTTTTGTCGCTAGTTATCTTTCCAAAGAAATACTATGCGGAAAAAATAAAATTATTTTTCGTAAATTAAAAGACGCAGTTTTGATAAACCAAAATGGCATAATTAATAAAAATAATTTTTGCCAAGCAAGCAAAGAACGAGCTTTTTTAGATATGATTTATTTGTTTAAAAATTATCATTTTGATAATTTAGACAGTTTGAACTGGAAAAAATGTTTTGAATTGACAAAAATTTATCACAATAAAGAATTAGTTAAAAGATTGCAAAAATATCATCAAAATGCTTAATAAAGAAAAACATCAATTAATAATGACTAGAATTCTCAAGGATATTTACAGCGATGTTGAGATTTCTTCTTTTTTAGGATTTAAAGGCGGAACAGCGGCATGTCTATTCTATAATTTACCTCGTTTTTCTGTTGACTTAGATTTTGATTTGATAAATAATTTTAGAGATTCAACCAAAATTAAAAATCCGGTTTTTTTGAAAGTTGAAAATATTCTAAAAAAATATGGAACAATAAAAGAAAAGCAAATCAAGCGCTGGACAATTTTTTTTCTTTTGTCTTATGGAGATACAGACCATAATATTAAAATAGAAATTTCTACTCGCCAACATAATA
Encoded proteins:
- a CDS encoding type IV toxin-antitoxin system AbiEi family antitoxin domain-containing protein, whose amino-acid sequence is MDNLLLKLYQSSKTILTTKEIALLWKERNKDNLKSKIFYYVKKGWLIRLRKGIFAKNKKYNLKELSVSIYTPSYISFETVLREEGIIFQHHNATFVASYLSKEILCGKNKIIFRKLKDAVLINQNGIINKNNFCQASKERAFLDMIYLFKNYHFDNLDSLNWKKCFELTKIYHNKELVKRLQKYHQNA